One window of Mauremys reevesii isolate NIE-2019 linkage group 4, ASM1616193v1, whole genome shotgun sequence genomic DNA carries:
- the LOC120403953 gene encoding maestro heat-like repeat family member 5: MRQQAMLAIMKLSKMKLPVRILTQPSLLATCFSSIFSLPPAHTMEEVEAALYTKTLKTMDEMLKALVCEDQEPNLLVLQIILKVLLPWTTSREVHERLRAVGRIRWLMEFMGSQCKFQEVEEFRVLGQLVGCLTLCCVEQEQEIWQSAVEGLHHLFSFMQLLKSKMLVKHGAEYRQILKDSQTERAFWVTNISNITSAMLLLMQPNIPAYMTHRKMHWGSSKPDPSSLSGLLGASSEINAIKGIIASAYEHQPLLSTRECIRAAQYCAPVHCHAGLCHA, translated from the exons ATGCGTCAGCAAGCTATGCTCGCCATCATGAAGCTGAG cAAAATGAAGCTACCGGTGCGGATCCTGACACAACCCAGCCTGctcgccacctgcttctccagcatcttctccctgcctccagcacacaccatggaggaggtggaggctgctCTCTACACCAAA ACTTTGAAAACCATGGATGAGATGCTGAAGGCCTTGGTGTGCGAGGATCAGGAGCCCAACCTTCTGGTGCTGCAAATCATCTTGAAG gTCCTGCTCCCCTGGACCACATCCAGGGAGGTACATGagcggctgagggcagtgggaaggatcAGGTGGCTGATGGAATTCATGGGGTCTCAGTGCAAATTCCAG GAAGTGGAGGAGTTCagagtcctgggccagctggtggggtgtctcactctgtgctgtgtggagcaggagcaggagatctggcaatcggctgtggagggacttcaccacctcttctccttcatgcagctgctaaaat CCAAAATGCTGGTGAAGCACGGCGCAGAGTATCGGCAGATCCTCAAGGACAGTCAAACTGAGAGAGCCTTCTGGGTCACCAACATCAGCAATATCACATCG gcaatgcttctactaatgcagcccaatatacctgCCTACATGACACACCGCAAGATGCACTGGGGCTCATCCAAACCtgatcccagctccttgtcaggtttGCTGGGAGCTTCCTCAGAGATTAATGCAATAAAAGGCATCATTGCATCTGCGTAtgagcaccagcccctgctgagcactagagAGTGTATCCGTGCTGCGCAGTATTGTGCCCCCGTGCACTGCCACGCTGGCCTCTGCCATGCATGA